CTTGCATCAGCACCACTTGACGAGATAAAAGAAATCATCAGACCGGTCGGAGCATATAACCGGAAAGCGGTATACATTCAGGAAACCGCCAGAGGAATCGTCGAACGGTTTGGAGGAGTGGTTCCCTCCTCACTAGAGGAGTTAGTCACGCTCAAAGGAATATCACGCAAGACTGCAAATGTCATTCTGTCCACCGCCTTTGGAATTGACGAGGGAGTGGTGGTCGATACACATATTCGACGCGTGACAAATAGGTTAGGCCTAAGTGAGGAGGAAACCCCGAAAAAAATCGAACGCGATCTAATGACGCTCCTGCCTCAGGATAGATGGCGCGATTATGCGAGATTGATCAGTGCTCACGGTCGGCGTACATGCGTGGCAAGATCACCAAAGTGCGCAGAGTGCGGCATCAGTGAACTATGCCCCAGCCGACAAGTGTGACCAACAGCGAAAGCAGATAAAAGGAAGACAACTCTCATTATAGAATGGAGATTCGACCCAAATAACAACGACTCAAAGATAATGCGATAGTAATACTGGTTGAATGCCTATGGAGAAGTCAACATTGAAGATTGGCATGGTCAGCAAGTTTCACGCAGCGGATGGGCTGTGCATACGAGCGATCTATGAGATGATTGGCCTGAGAAAGAGAGGACATAAGATTCACGCATTCACACAGTCCAAAAAGGGGGTACCGCTCGCGTCGACGCATATCCACCGATTCCCCGCGGTACAGATAAACCCGCATGTATCATGGGATGCCCCAGATGTTCCCAAGCTAATCGCAAAAGAGAGTAGACGCCTCGGATTAGAAGTCATCCATGTGCATACAAATTCTGGAACAACTGAGATTATGCTCCCATTATTTAAAAAAAACCTGCCACCTTTGATAACAACCTTTCATCTCGCATATGCTGATGGATCGACACTACAGAGAGTCATGTTTGACATGGGATGGAAGTTTTCAATGGCATACATAAAACGATACGACCATGTCATCTTAGTGGACCCCTCTCAAAAGGAATGGGCATTACAGTACGGAGTACCGGAGGATAAGATATCGGTCATCCGCAATGGAGTTGATATCGATCTTTTTAGTCCAGCTCCGACCCAACAGGAGGACGATTATATTGACTTTGTGTTTGTTGGTCGACTTAGCCCAGATAAGGGAGTAGATATCCTTCTTGACGCATTCAAAAAGTACCACAAAGAGAACAAGAAAACAAGACTTGTTCTAGTAGGGGATGGCATCCTTAAACATTCACTTGACAATTATGGAGATAGAAGGACGATTCATTGGGTGGGTATCGTCCCCCATAGTCAGATTCCATCAATCTTACGGAGGGCTGATGCCTTTGTCATACCTCAGAACATCGGGGGGTTGGGCATGAGCGTTCTTGAAGCCATGTCATGTGGCCTACCAGTCATTACAACAGCCATAGGGGAAACAAAGCGACTCGTTAATACAGACGCAGGGATATTAGTCGAACCAAACAATGTGGACGCTGTAGTAGATGCCATGCGACAGGTCTCCGAGGATGAAAACGGACGGCATAAGATCGGGAAAGAGGCAAGAAAAAGAATTAAGAAATACTACTCGTGGAACGCTCAGATCGCAATGGTAGAAGATGTATACAAGAGAGTATTAGACTCATATGCATAGTGACACTGAAAAGGAGAACGAGTCAAAAAAATAATGTGTGGTCATAATCGAGGCCACATATATTCCCGAGAGGTACATAACATGCTTGACATTCGATTCATTAGAGAGAATTCAGAACTGATCCTAGAAAATTTAGAGCGTCGTAGAGATAAAGAGATGATACTCCAGTTCGAGAGGTTGCTAGAGCTTGATGCGATTATTCGTGAAAAGAAGAGAAAGATACAAGAACTCAGAACGGAACGCAATCGACTCTCTCGGGAAGTTGGAAAGCTGAAAAAGACAGGAGGCGACCCAACCGAGATTATGGCAAAGGTGGGCACCGTTAATGTGGACATCAAGACTGTTGAAGAGGAAACCAACGCGCTAGAGAGCGAGATGCACGCAATACAGATGCGTATTCCTAATATGCTCCATGAGAGCGTACCCTATGGAGTTGACGAGGAGGACAACGAGGTTGTCCGAGAATGGGGTGGCCGTCCTAAGTTCGAGTTCGAGATCGCAAGTCAAGTGGATCTCATTGAAGACCTTGATCTGGCCGACGTTACGAGAGCCGCTAAGATTGCGGGGGCCCGGTTTTATTTCCTGAAAAATGAACTAGTGATGCTTGACTTGGCAATGCAGCTGCTGGCTCTTGAGATGCTTGCCAAGAGAGGGTTCACACCCATTTACCCCCCATTTATGATGCGTAGGGAGCCCTATGAGGGAGTCACGGATCTGGCCGACTTTGAGAACGTGATGTACAAGATAGAGGATGAGGACCTCTATCTCATAGCCACTGCAGAACATCCTATGGCGGCTATGCACATGGGAGAAATCTTTGAACCCACTGACCTCCCCATCAAAATGGCCGGGATAAGCGCCTGCTTTAGAAAGGAGGCTGGGACTCACGGAAAGGACACAAAAGGCATCTTTCGTGTGCATCAGTTCAATAAGGTCGAACAGTTTGTCTATAGTCATCCCGATGAGTCTTGGAAGATCCACGAGGAACTCATCAAGAACGCAGAGGCCTTCTTCCAAAAGATCAAGATTCCGTATCGTGTTGTGAATATTTGCACAGGGGATATTGGTACAGTTGCTGCAAAGAAGTATGATCTGGAGGTATGGATGCCCGGTCAGCAAAAATACAGAGAGGCAGTATCTTGTAGCAATTGTACATCATATCAGGCAACACGGCTCGGGATAAAGTACCGTGTCAAGAAGGGCGGAACCGAAAAAGCATGGATTCATACCCTCAATAGTACCATGATGGCCAATCCACGTGCAATTGTGGCAATACTGGAGAATTATCAACGCGAAGACGGAAGTGTTGCCATTCCAAGGGCACTACATAAGTATCTGCCCTCAGAAATGCGAGAGATTATGCCAAGAACCAAGAAAGCGTCGTAATAGAGGATGTGCATAGTCCGCAACAACCACATACATCTGACGTGCACGTGAATCAGCAGATTAAAAAATTGGTGAGGCAAACATCTCGCTCATAATGTGAGGTCGGTCGGATGCCAAACAAAATAGTATTTGATGAACCTTTGGTACGATTTGATATCACAAAGGCAAGATTTCCACCCATATGTCCCGTGTGTGGCGCGAGAGCAACCAAGACCGTTCAGATGGTGGTGAACCCTTCCAGTATGGATCGACTAGATGGATACGATCGGCTCTTTGCGCGATCAATAATGAAGAGATCATCGGCACCATCAAATCGAAGGTTTCTGATGATACCCGTATGCGAAGATCACTATTATTCCTCAGATGATATGTGCAGACTGAGGACGCTCTGTATCATTGGCACAAGTCTGGCATTCGGTATAACATGGATGGCGTACTTCAAGATCGGGAACGCCATCATATTTCATCAAGAAACCCCTTTGTGGGCACTACTCACCTTTGCAGGGTTCATCGCATCAATCATCCTCTCAGCCATCGCATTCAGACCCAGTAAATTAGAACGGTCGGTCAAGATCATCGGCTTTGACCCATCTCTTGCAAGTGTGATTGTGGACTTCAAGAGTCCAGAGTACCGCGATCTATTCATATCTGAGAATCCAATGAATGCGACACTCGTGAAGTGGATCGTCAAAGGCCGTGCCTAAAGAGAGTGGGCTCGATAGTGAGCCCATACACAAGATAGGCTATTCGACCTCGAGATGCTTTTCGCTCTTCCAGAGCCCGTGAATGTTGCAATAGGAGGTCGCCATTAGGGTTCCGGGCTTGGTGGTCCGAAAGGCAAAGGAGGTCAAGGGCTCGGAATAGAGTGGACCAGTGTTTGGTCCTTCTGCGGACTCGCCATGCGTATCGAAAGAGATGTATCCGACTTCTAGGGGGAACTTGGCACCATCAGGCCAGAAGAACAGATCAATCCATTTAATGTGATGCTCGGTCTTGTTCGGATGGGGAATCTCCTTTCCAACTGAAACCTCTACCTTGACAAGATCTCCAGCCTTGACTTTGTCAGGCGCATCGATCACAGGCACATGCTTTTCACTCTTCCAATCAGCTGTCTGAAGCCATGTCTTATCAGCCATACTATCAACCTCTGCGTTCTCGTTGGGCCGTTTGGAAAATCAGACCCAATGTTAGAATATTCACGACTATATGCTAAAAGACTTCGCATAGACACAAATGCTCAAGAACCAGTTAAGAGCCTGCGACCTCGCTCTGTCAGGGCGTAGTATACACGGGGACGGCCTTGATAGGTATGATCAATACGTGACTGGACGACAAGCCCAGCAGTCTTGAGTTCCACGAGGTGTTGATAGACGCTTGGGATCTTAACGTGAATATCATATAGTTCGGCCAACCGTTTCCAGACCTCATACCCGTAAGCCTCCCCCACTGCAAGAATCTCTAATATGCGATGCTTCGTTCGCCCGATGGATCCAGTGAATTTACGGCCCTCCATGTTACTAAGCAGTCGCTCAAGACCAACATGACCTCTCACCAAATCACGAGCGACCTCAGGGGACTTGAGACCCATTCCTGTGATGATACACACCACTGACTCAGAGGGGTCTATAACACCAGTCTCTACTAACTGATTAAGAACCGCAATGACTGTCGCCGATGCGGGCTCGACAAAGACCCCCTCAAGATGAGCGAGTCGTCGTACTGCATCAAGAAGTGCAGAGTCACTGACAGAGAGAGCAAGTCCACCTGATGCTCTAATCGCACGCAACGCAGTCAGTCCACAACGTGGTCGTCGTATCCCGATGTCACGTGCAATACCTGAAGACTCAGGCCATGCAACAATCTCATCCAGATTTGAGTCGTACGAGGCGACTATGGGAGCACAACTGTTACTCTGTACCCCGATTAGACGCGGAAGGTCTCCCTTCACCATACCAATCGCATGAAGTTCTGAGATTCCTTTCCATATCTGAGTGAGATGCCCACCACTTCCCATGGGAACAATGATCCAGTCTGGAAAGTGCCACCCAAGCTGTTCAATGACTTCAAAGATAGTAGTCTTGAGCCCTTCTAGGAAAAAGGGATTAGTTGAAACCACTGTGTGACATGAGCGCGCGATTCGGCGGAGTTCGTGCTCGATTTCTTCATGCTGGCGCACAATCTTTACGTCAGCACCATAAGCGACAACCTGATAGAACTTTCCCATGTCTACAGCATCGCTACGCGCCATGATGACCTTTGAGTCCAAGCCTGCACGTGCAGCATAAGCGACCAGAGACACACCAATATTGCCTACTGAACCACAGCAGACACGATGATATCCACGTTCAAGAGCCATAGACAGCTCTACAGCCATCCCACGATCAATAAAGGAACCAGTGGGATTACGGGTTTCATCTTTGAGAAACAGCTGCTTCAGGCCAGTATCGGATGAGAGCCGATTACATCGGTGAAGGTATGTCCCCCCTTCGCCCAGAGAGACCATATTCTCAGACTTGCTGACCGGAAGGAGTTCCTTGAAGCGCCATATCCCAAAGGGGCGATCTTGGAGGACCGTATGGGTCAATGCCATACCCACGTGGTCCAGGTCGTATTCCACTTGAAGAACACCGCCACAGTGAGGGCAAGTCGTGCTATGAACTGACGCGGAGATACGACGACCGCATCTTGTGCAAGTGAGGCCAGTCATTAGTGTCATTGAATCTCGGTCTTATATATAGGCTCAATCTTATATATGCACTCTGGATAGCACAATATGTTCATTCACCCATAAGATGACAGTGGTGTGAGATATGTCAGAGAAGATCAATGATTTCAGGACGACTGTTGGGTTAGTGGTCTTGGCGATCATGACAAGCCTAACAACGGTAGTCACCATCCTCATAGTAATCCCATTCCCCACCAGTACAGGATATCTCAACTTTGGAGATGTCATGGTGATGATTAGTGGATTCATATTAGGACCTGCAGGAGGTTTCATCGCCGGAGGAGTCGGATCAATGATGGGTGATGTCACTCTGGGGTACATTCATTTTGCGCCCATCACGCTCATGGTCAAGGGTACCGAGGGATTTCTTGTAGGACTGTTTGCCCGTAAGGCAAAAGATGCCTCATTGCATGTAGAGGATATTATTGGGATCATCCTCGGAGCAATAGCAATGTTGGCGGGGTACTATCTGGCCGAGGCTATCATGTTTGGGGCCCCAGCAGCATTCGCAGAACTCGTGTTTCTGAATAGC
This region of Candidatus Thorarchaeota archaeon genomic DNA includes:
- the nth gene encoding endonuclease III; translation: MEKQERALAILKRLEEMYPDAPQTYLDFSSPFELTIATILSAHTTDRSVNSVTPQLFKRFSSPQALASAPLDEIKEIIRPVGAYNRKAVYIQETARGIVERFGGVVPSSLEELVTLKGISRKTANVILSTAFGIDEGVVVDTHIRRVTNRLGLSEEETPKKIERDLMTLLPQDRWRDYARLISAHGRRTCVARSPKCAECGISELCPSRQV
- a CDS encoding ECF transporter S component, encoding MSEKINDFRTTVGLVVLAIMTSLTTVVTILIVIPFPTSTGYLNFGDVMVMISGFILGPAGGFIAGGVGSMMGDVTLGYIHFAPITLMVKGTEGFLVGLFARKAKDASLHVEDIIGIILGAIAMLAGYYLAEAIMFGAPAAFAELVFLNSIQVTVGGILTAVVGPKIRGFTTTLDENQSSESLPTLEDELTAV
- a CDS encoding threonine synthase — encoded protein: MTLMTGLTCTRCGRRISASVHSTTCPHCGGVLQVEYDLDHVGMALTHTVLQDRPFGIWRFKELLPVSKSENMVSLGEGGTYLHRCNRLSSDTGLKQLFLKDETRNPTGSFIDRGMAVELSMALERGYHRVCCGSVGNIGVSLVAYAARAGLDSKVIMARSDAVDMGKFYQVVAYGADVKIVRQHEEIEHELRRIARSCHTVVSTNPFFLEGLKTTIFEVIEQLGWHFPDWIIVPMGSGGHLTQIWKGISELHAIGMVKGDLPRLIGVQSNSCAPIVASYDSNLDEIVAWPESSGIARDIGIRRPRCGLTALRAIRASGGLALSVSDSALLDAVRRLAHLEGVFVEPASATVIAVLNQLVETGVIDPSESVVCIITGMGLKSPEVARDLVRGHVGLERLLSNMEGRKFTGSIGRTKHRILEILAVGEAYGYEVWKRLAELYDIHVKIPSVYQHLVELKTAGLVVQSRIDHTYQGRPRVYYALTERGRRLLTGS
- the serS gene encoding serine--tRNA ligase, which produces MLDIRFIRENSELILENLERRRDKEMILQFERLLELDAIIREKKRKIQELRTERNRLSREVGKLKKTGGDPTEIMAKVGTVNVDIKTVEEETNALESEMHAIQMRIPNMLHESVPYGVDEEDNEVVREWGGRPKFEFEIASQVDLIEDLDLADVTRAAKIAGARFYFLKNELVMLDLAMQLLALEMLAKRGFTPIYPPFMMRREPYEGVTDLADFENVMYKIEDEDLYLIATAEHPMAAMHMGEIFEPTDLPIKMAGISACFRKEAGTHGKDTKGIFRVHQFNKVEQFVYSHPDESWKIHEELIKNAEAFFQKIKIPYRVVNICTGDIGTVAAKKYDLEVWMPGQQKYREAVSCSNCTSYQATRLGIKYRVKKGGTEKAWIHTLNSTMMANPRAIVAILENYQREDGSVAIPRALHKYLPSEMREIMPRTKKAS
- a CDS encoding glycosyltransferase family 4 protein, whose protein sequence is MEKSTLKIGMVSKFHAADGLCIRAIYEMIGLRKRGHKIHAFTQSKKGVPLASTHIHRFPAVQINPHVSWDAPDVPKLIAKESRRLGLEVIHVHTNSGTTEIMLPLFKKNLPPLITTFHLAYADGSTLQRVMFDMGWKFSMAYIKRYDHVILVDPSQKEWALQYGVPEDKISVIRNGVDIDLFSPAPTQQEDDYIDFVFVGRLSPDKGVDILLDAFKKYHKENKKTRLVLVGDGILKHSLDNYGDRRTIHWVGIVPHSQIPSILRRADAFVIPQNIGGLGMSVLEAMSCGLPVITTAIGETKRLVNTDAGILVEPNNVDAVVDAMRQVSEDENGRHKIGKEARKRIKKYYSWNAQIAMVEDVYKRVLDSYA
- a CDS encoding class II SORL domain-containing protein, which encodes MADKTWLQTADWKSEKHVPVIDAPDKVKAGDLVKVEVSVGKEIPHPNKTEHHIKWIDLFFWPDGAKFPLEVGYISFDTHGESAEGPNTGPLYSEPLTSFAFRTTKPGTLMATSYCNIHGLWKSEKHLEVE